One part of the Pecten maximus chromosome 1, xPecMax1.1, whole genome shotgun sequence genome encodes these proteins:
- the LOC117321887 gene encoding zinc finger protein Noc-like, with protein MLTSNSQYEYLHPDYLQPLPTTLDAKKSPLALLAQTCSSIGKDPTPSKSIIPSLGKKDNEKSRDKSESPDVKRPDSSSSKGRDSVEKPGFRTIPSKDIPPLVPISTSSDKARSPSISRESKSNENVATSVVSSRPGSIPSSVSTTTTSVSSTRTNTGPHKESDSRESVPTSAPKPGSRPSPDHVSYKPSSHPSAASYAGFSPFGPTYPGYQLMSPHGLPVESAASAMGYPSSLTAHGYAAAANAAAVAAAQSAASLKHASAASAMSPCVAYARVRTPAGATTLVPVCRDPYCSNCQLTLQTSHLSSNCTAPGCSQCAHEKSLQSLSGLGALGGIPPSASLSMLPGFSAASALSSSAAGLTTFPSMSSLYPHSGHQGLPFVCNWVSAGNEYCGKRYTTSEELLQHLRTHTTATDTSSLAAAYGSLGGLGGLTGLHGHLTAPGSISPNSLRRSYPTSLSPVSGLLGASRYHPYKSHLPVAPGALPPGQPLPNLGPYYSPYSIYGQRLGAAAVP; from the exons ATGTTAACTTCAAATTCTCAGTATGAGTATCTGCACCCAGACTACCTACAACCATTACCTACCACG ttgGATGCTAAGAAGAGTCCTTTGGCATTACTTGCACAGACATGCAGTTCAATAGGAAAGGATCCGACACCATCCAAATCTATTATACCTTCTTTGGGGAAAAAAGACAATGAAAAATCCCGCGACAAGTCTGAGTCTCCGGACGTCAAACGACCGGATTCTAGCAGCAGTAAAGGTCGGGACTCTGTAGAAAAACCTGGATTTAGGACTATTCCCTCAAAGGATATTCCCCCATTAGTTCCCATTTCCACTTCTAGTGACAAAGCCAGGTCTCCATCAATTTCTCGTGAATCAAAATCCAACGAAAATGTGGCTACATCAGTTGTGTCTTCTCGTCCAGGATCGATCCCTTCATCAGTGTCAACAACAACGACGAGTGTTAGTTCTACACGGACAAACACAGGTCCTCATAAGGAGTCGGACAGTCGTGAAAGTGTGCCCACGTCAGCCCCTAAACCCGGCAGTCGGCCATCCCCTGATCACGTCTCTTACAAACCCTCCAGTCACCCATCAGCCGCCAGCTATGCAGGGTTCTCTCCATTCGGCCCTACCTACCCGGGCTATCAACTTATGTCTCCTCATGGACTACCCGTGGAATCTGCGGCGTCTGCTATGGGATACCCATCTTCCCTAACTGCTCACGGGTACGCCGCAGCCGCCAACGCTGCCGCTGTTGCAGCAGCTCAAAGTGCCGCCTCCCTAAAGCATGCGTCGGCGGCGTCAGCAATGTCGCCTTGTGTTGCATATGCCCGTGTGAGGACGCCAGCAGGTGCGACGACTCTCGTACCCGTGTGTCGGGACCCTTACTGCTCTAACTGCCAACTGACATTGCAAACTTCCCATCTATCATCTAATTGTACAGCTCCTGGATGTTCCCAATGTGCTCACGAAAAGTCCCTCCAGAGCCTCAGTGGCCTGGGGGCTCTAGGAGGGATTCCTCCGAGCGCGTCGCTGTCCATGCTACCCGGATTTTCAGCAGCCAGTGCTCTGTCGTCCAGTGCTGCCGGACTTACGACTTTCCCCTCCATGTCGTCCCTGTACCCCCACAGTGGCCACCAGGGACTTCCCTTCGTGTGTAACTGGGTATCAGCAGGCAATGAATACTGTGGTAAACGTTACACCACATCAGAGGAACTATTACAACACTTACGGACACATACGACGGCCACGGACACATCTTCCCTGGCCGCCGCCTATGGTAGTCTCGGTGGTCTCGGGGGATTGACGGGCCTACACGGACACTTGACCGCCCCTGGGAGTATCAGTCCAAACTCCCTCCGACGGTCATACCCTACAAGTCTCAGTCCTGTCAGTGGACTTTTAGGGGCCAGCAGATATCATCCTTATAAATCACATCTACCAGTGGCTCCCGGGGCCCTGCCCCCTGGGCAACCCCTCCCAAACCTCGGACCTTACTATTCACCATATTCCATATATGGTCAACGATTAGGGGCGGCGGCTGTTCCATAA